A region of the Neomicrococcus lactis genome:
CTGCACGCCCGTGCAACCGGCGGCTGGACCGGTGCCCGCTCGGCATGGCTGAGCATTATTGGCTACCTTTGCTTGGTCTTCAACTTCACCGTCGTGAATCTCTACTTCAACGGGCTGCACTCCTACGCCGGCGTCTAAATGCCCTCGCAGCGCTCACCAGGGGCTCCGGATCCCCCGACAACGGGTCCGGGCCCATCGGTGCGCGAGGCCACGCTCCCGAGCGTGGCCTCGCCTAGCAATCGCAGGCCAATCAGCATCATGCCTTGGTCCCCTTGGTGGACTTCACCGCCCGGAAAAGTGTCATGACACAGCGAGCGTAGGCAAAGCTGTCCCGTTCAAGGTTCCCCTTGCGGGACTGGTTACTTTCAGAGCAACGTTGGTCCATACCAGTATCAGACCCCGCTACCTATGGTTCAGTCAGCACTATCAGGGGAGATACGCAGGGGGCGGAGCCCGCTTGGTGTGGTGGTGGTGAAGGCGTAGCGACCGAGCATGTTGACGTGTTGATCGCCGAGCGGGGACAGGCGGGCGATATCGGCGTCGTCCACGAGGTTGCCGGCCTCGCGCAGTGCATTGATGGAGGCATCGGTGTAGCGGGTGTTCCAGAGCACGATGGCGTTCAGGACCAGGCCGAGTGCACCGAGCTGGTCTTCCTGGCCTTCACGGTAGCGCTGGTAGATCTGTCCGCGCCGCCCGTGGAAGATCGCGCGTGCCAGGCGGTGGCGTGATTCCTGGACGGTCTGCTGCGTATGGGTCGTTCGTCGGTAGGTTTCCTCGAGTGGGTCGATGAGGGCGAGCAGGTGGATGGTCTTGTCCATGCGCCCATATTCGGTGATCGCGGCACCGAGTGGGGACGGGCTGCCGTCACGGGAGAGCATGCGCAGCAAGTCGTAGGCGCGCACCGTCCCTGTCGCCAGAGACGCAGCGACGCGGGTCATGTCATCCCAGTGTGCGGCGATCCTGGCTAAGTTGATCCGGTTGCGGGCGACATCGTTCAGCGACCCGTAATCGGAGTCCGTGGTGCCACGCGGGGTTGCGCGCCAGAGGCGTTGGTCGGACAGGTTGGCGATCCGTGGCGAGAACCGGTAACCCAGAAGGGCGAAGATCCCGAAGACCATGTCGGAGTAGGAAGCCGTGTCCGAGGTGATCGTTTCTGGTCGGGGACCGCCGTCGAGGTTCAGTATCGTGTCCAGCGCGTAGAGTGAATCACGCACGGTGCCGGGCGCGACAGTGGCGCCGATGCCGGCCACCTGGTCGTTGACCGCGTTGAACCACGTCAGCCCGCGTCCTCGGCCGAAATACTTCGGGTTCGGGGCAGCGTTGATCGTGCGTACCGGGACCACGAACCGCAGACCATCGACGGAGGCCAGCAGCCCACCACCCCACACCTGGGCGACAGGGATCTCACCCTGGGCCTTGATTAGGGTCGCGTTTGCGGCGGAGTGGGTCTCGCTGCGCAGGTAGTTGGCATCCACGTGTCCGAGCCGAGCGCGCGTCAGGGACGGGTGTCCCTCGGCAACCACGGGTGTCAGGCCAACTTTGCAGGCCTCTGCGACCAGCAGCGCCGCAACCGAGCGCGGCAGATCATCCATGCGGGCCTTGGACTGCCCGATGTGGGTGTAGGCGTCGAGGAACCCGGTCCAGGAATGAACCTCCAGCAGCAGCTCGGGAAGATCCACCCGTGGCAGCATCGAGGCGACCTGCCCACGGAGTTCACGCAGCGAGTCCGGGATCTCCAAGGCATCCAGACGGTCAACCTTCAAACGTGTGCGCCCGTCCGTACTTGAGGGTTCCAGCCGTACCGAACCGTTCGGGCCCACTTCCTCGAGGCTTGCCGTCAAGCTCCTCCAGGCCGTATCCAGCACCTCAACACGATCGTTCATGTGCTCGGCAGCCGGCCCTTCCAGGCCCAAGCTGGTCAGCGCCCGATCGCGTACCTGCTCCCACTGCTCACCATCGAGCAGCTGGGCGCGTGGGTCGCCCCACCGGGTCGATGGTGTGGCAAACACGTCCCGACGGCGCAGGCAAACGCGTAGCTGCTCCAACACGCACAAAACCCATGCTTCCCGGTCAACTTCTACCCCGTCGCGACAGAACACCGCCGCGCGCCAGGCAGCCGGTACCAAGGCCTCGGTAACGTCGTCCTTGTGGAGCTGCCGGCGGCCACGCAGGGCTTCCAATCCGGCCAGGGCATCAAGCACAGGCTGTCCCGTTGCCGTTGCCCGCAGTGGCAACACGGTAGCCAACAACCCCAGGAATGGGGCAACCGTCCGGTATCGGCGGGCCACCTGCACACGCATCGCGCCCTCCAGTCCCGAGGCGTCCGGGATGAGAGCACCGACCGTGTCGGCGTACTGCGCGATCTGATCCCTTGCGGCGACCTTCTCCAGCCGGGCCCATACCGTCGCTACATCGACTTGCTCGCCCGCTTCCTCCAGCAGGCAGACCAATTCACGCCCGACACGGGCAAGAACAGCCGAGGCTTTCTCCAGCTCCGGCAGTGTCTCCAACCGTGCCGCGACCGCAGCCCTCTTCGAGGGTCCCAATACCTTCGAGGCCATCAGTGCATCGAACAAGTCCAACGCATCATCGACCGCCGCCACTGACAACGCTTCCACTGTCGCAACCAACGTGGCCGTGCGGCGCGGCTCCGCCAACCGGCGCAGCGACTGCGCCTTTGCTTCCACCCCATACCGTGCCAGCGCCCGTAACCGGGATGCCGGCATTCCTGAAGTCTCCACCGCGCCAATACCCAGGGCCCTGACTTGCTCGACCCGCGCCAGGGCCTTGTTCAAGGCAGGCCCGGACAACCTCACAGGCCCTGCGCGTAATGCTTCTAACCTGGACCCACGGGCACCCTCATCAACGGCCAGCAATCCAAGCAAACGTCCCGGCAACTGAGGATCCGCGGCCATTGCTGCCCCAGCCAGTCGCTCGTACAGCTCCGACCCTGCACGTTCACGGGCAGCCTGAACCGACTTCAATAGTCTCGTCACTCCAGGAAGGAGTATCTGTTTCCGACGCAACCAGGCCACCGCATGGGCGAACAACGCCTTCGGCCCCTCACCGTGCGTCCAGGCGCGCGAGTAAACGAACTCGCTCAGATCCTCGACCGCAGCTCCCGAGAAGTCCCCATAGCCATAGAGCCGGCGGATCTCCCGCGCATGAGCGTTCGGAGTCGCAACCCGCTCGGGGTACCGCTTGATCACCGACGGATCATTGATTCGGAGCTGTGCCGCCAAATATTCCACCACGGACCACGGAACATCCAGCGGATCCGACAGGAACGCCCCCAGGAACCGCACTGTCCCAACCTGAAGCGCAAAACCGAGCCGATTATGCTCACCGCGACGCTCAGCAATCCCTTCCAGGTCAGCCGCGTCGAGATAGAAGAACTGCTCCAGCTCCGCCGGAGATGGTTCGCCTACGAACCGCCCGAACACCACCGTTTGTTCCTCGGTCAAATATTGATCAGTCGGCATATCACCACGCTACCTCGCGCCCGAGCAGGGCTTAGCGCTCAATCCGTCCCCATTACTACCAAGACCCCGGCTACATCCGCGCCTCGGGCGGCGTCTTCCATGCGATCGTCTGCGGACCGCGGGAACATCCTCATCCAATCGCCTTGACAAGACTTGCCACTTCAGAAGATGATCACTTCCAATCCACAGTGAGGTGGATCACATGATGAGGGGGATCAGTGGTTCAGGACGTGAACGAAAAACCCAAGCGATCAAAGCCCGGTCGAGCGTCAATCGCTTTGACAAGCGCTCTCGCCTTATCCCTTTTTGCCGCTCCAATAGCCGCATATGCTGCGGAGTCACAATACGCAAATTCAACATCTCGTATTGAAGATTCATACGCCGCTTCAAGCATAATTGGGTCGCACACTGGTGGGCGGGGGTTCGTCTCTGGCAACGCATCCCTCTTGTACGCGCAAGTCGAGAGCCGATCCGCCAGCACCTACAGCATCCTTGCCTATGCCGTACGCCAATATGGAGGACCGGTAACCATGACGCATGCTCCTCATAGCAACTCATGGAGCTTGTGCAAATGGTACTTAGACGATGGAAAAACAACAGCGGGCACACTGAATCTGACTTGTTGGAGGTCATACTAATGAAGACACGAAGAGTTGAGGTAGGGGGTAGGCGAATAGTGTTCGCAGGCTGCGCGCTCCTGGTCGGATCTTGTCTTATCTGGGGTGGGGCGAGCGTAGCAAGTGCCAACTCTCGATCAGCAATTAGTGAGAAATTCACTGTTCTGAACGAGGCGCGGAAAACTGTAGATATTCCTCCAGCGTCGGTTTTCCAGGAACAAGGCCACGGTCAAGGCGGTGTGAAGTCCGACACCGCCCGGTTGATAGGCGAAGTTCAAACAACTAACTTCTATGTCGCTACAGATGTCGTAAATAACGTCTGCCTCATAGTGGTCGACGATATTCAGCAGTTCACAGCGTCGACCTGTGCACCCCCCGACTTTGTCTCTCAGGAAGGACTAGCCCTAAAGTCCGTGTACCTGGGAAAGAGCACCGAGGCGTTCTTGGTCCCTGATGACGTGACCGTGCAACTTCCCGCTATGTGGAAGCGCATCAGCGAAAACCTTGTCGTAGTGACTGGCGCAAACTCACAGGACCGCCGAGCGACAGCGGCTACCTCTGACGGGAAAAAGTTCGAACTGAAAAGGTACGACGACCCTGCCTCGACTGAGAAGCTACCAATACCGGCAAAGCCATGACCACGATGACGGGCCGAAACCGGAAGTTTCCGCTGTATGCATTGTGCGCTGCCTTAGTCGCGTGCCTACTGATACCCGCAACCACTGCATTCGCGTATACCGAGGTTCAATACGCGTATGGCACTCAGTCAGGATGGGGGGTCATCCGTGCCTCTACACAGGGCACCATCGAGGGCGGACGAGTTTACACTGCGGGCTCGCTCTGGACCGTTCAGGTCGACACATGGAGACCCTTCCCTTACGACTCGGTTGCGTGGTCTGCCGTGGGCATCCGGTCAGTAGCGGGAAGCCACCTCCCTGTTTCATCTTCTAAGAGCCGCTGCTGGTGGACCTACGGACACTACGTCTCAGGTACTCAGCCGCTCTTTTGCTGGAAACGGGTTTAAAGCCCGTGAGTGAAGACCGAACCGTGGAAGCAAGCCCGACCTCGGAGAACCGTATAACTACCACTAGGGCAATCCTGGGTGGGGCCGTGGCAAGCCTCGTGATTGCTGGAGGCTTCGGAATTGCCGTACTTATCGCGACGGGACTCAATATGGGGCTCGTGTTAGGTATCGACGGTAGAGCCCAGTCGGTTAGCAGCTCTGCTCCAGCTGTGGTGCCAGCTTTGGTCGTTTGTGCTGCCGCAGCCCTCCTGTTTGCATCACAGGAAATCTGGTGGGCGCCCGTCGCCGGACGTATCACTGCGGGAGCGATTACAGTAGCCGTCATCGTCGTGGGAAGCCTCCAGTACGACGAGCAGTACTACCGCAATATCGGGGTAGTGCCCTGGTGGGAAATCGTCGTAATAGCGAGCTCGCAATCCATGCTTTCATACGCCTTCGTAGGTATGGTCATTGCCAGCTTAGTGATAAAAGCTGGCGCCCGACGCGGAAACATGAGCCCCTAGGCGTGTTCGGAGTGGAGTGCGGCGCTACGGAATTTCTCAAGGTGAATGGGGCCAGTGGGAGTTAGGCGGCTGCTTCTGTGTGGGTTTTCTGGGATGGTTTGTTGATTCATGCCGCGCCTGGGACCCGCTGCGTCCCACGCGTCGTGCTTCGTCCAGATTGAAAAAACCCTTGTG
Encoded here:
- a CDS encoding Tn3 family transposase, translated to MPTDQYLTEEQTVVFGRFVGEPSPAELEQFFYLDAADLEGIAERRGEHNRLGFALQVGTVRFLGAFLSDPLDVPWSVVEYLAAQLRINDPSVIKRYPERVATPNAHAREIRRLYGYGDFSGAAVEDLSEFVYSRAWTHGEGPKALFAHAVAWLRRKQILLPGVTRLLKSVQAARERAGSELYERLAGAAMAADPQLPGRLLGLLAVDEGARGSRLEALRAGPVRLSGPALNKALARVEQVRALGIGAVETSGMPASRLRALARYGVEAKAQSLRRLAEPRRTATLVATVEALSVAAVDDALDLFDALMASKVLGPSKRAAVAARLETLPELEKASAVLARVGRELVCLLEEAGEQVDVATVWARLEKVAARDQIAQYADTVGALIPDASGLEGAMRVQVARRYRTVAPFLGLLATVLPLRATATGQPVLDALAGLEALRGRRQLHKDDVTEALVPAAWRAAVFCRDGVEVDREAWVLCVLEQLRVCLRRRDVFATPSTRWGDPRAQLLDGEQWEQVRDRALTSLGLEGPAAEHMNDRVEVLDTAWRSLTASLEEVGPNGSVRLEPSSTDGRTRLKVDRLDALEIPDSLRELRGQVASMLPRVDLPELLLEVHSWTGFLDAYTHIGQSKARMDDLPRSVAALLVAEACKVGLTPVVAEGHPSLTRARLGHVDANYLRSETHSAANATLIKAQGEIPVAQVWGGGLLASVDGLRFVVPVRTINAAPNPKYFGRGRGLTWFNAVNDQVAGIGATVAPGTVRDSLYALDTILNLDGGPRPETITSDTASYSDMVFGIFALLGYRFSPRIANLSDQRLWRATPRGTTDSDYGSLNDVARNRINLARIAAHWDDMTRVAASLATGTVRAYDLLRMLSRDGSPSPLGAAITEYGRMDKTIHLLALIDPLEETYRRTTHTQQTVQESRHRLARAIFHGRRGQIYQRYREGQEDQLGALGLVLNAIVLWNTRYTDASINALREAGNLVDDADIARLSPLGDQHVNMLGRYAFTTTTPSGLRPLRISPDSAD